One region of Armigeres subalbatus isolate Guangzhou_Male chromosome 3, GZ_Asu_2, whole genome shotgun sequence genomic DNA includes:
- the LOC134219758 gene encoding peroxisome assembly protein 12-A: MAAKGAHITQNSIEARPSIFEVVAADSLNATFYPALKRIANFLATIKPNTFGVLVRYYDEVYLLFNWIVQSYYLRHKGGSLSEVFYGLTRISSRTQILDRTGQRWSWVTLVIAPYVVRKVEQRLQQWKDDYEAGKPVEGSKLLLTRVMPYLKACFECARLLQYVTYLAGSGSTHSPVLRVLNLKLTYLAEEDQSWTIREFLGGQVKIATLLSTVMLRTLELSAFFLQFIEWWQNEANMGDLSKLPIPNAPPSDLNSAKYKGICPICLQRWVIPTAISISGYVYCYSCIVAHLQKENKCLVTKYPATVNDLVRIFDDI, encoded by the exons ATGGCAGCAAAAGGAGCTCATATAACACAAAATAGTATAGAGGCTCGCCCTTCAATATTCGAAGTCGTAGCAGCTGATTCTTTGAATGCAACTTTTTACCCTGCATTGAAAAGAATAGCCAAT TTCCTTGCTACCATAAAACCCAATACATTCGGTGTCCTTGTCAGATACTACGATGAGGTTTATTTGCTATTCAACTGGATTGTCCAGAGCTACTATCTGCGACACAAGGGCGGTTCACTATCGGAGGTCTTCTACGGACTTACGCGCATCTCATCGCGAACACAAATCCTCGATCGAACCGGTCAACGGTGGTCATGGGTGACCCTGGTTATAGCTCCCTACGTCGTCCGTAAAGTTGAACAACGCTTACAGCAATGGAAAGATGATTACGAAGCAGGAAAACCGGTTGAAGGAAGCAAACTACTGCTGACTCGCGTTATGCCGTATCTTAAGGCATGTTTTGAATGTGCCAGATTGTTACAATACGTAACCTATTTAGCCGGCAGTGGTTCAACGCATTCTCCTGTATTGAGGGTGCTCAATTTGAAGCTCACCTATTTGGCAGAAGAGGACCAATCATGGACCATTCGAGAATTTCTAGGTGGTCAAGTGAA AATTGCTACTCTTCTGAGCACTGTTATGCTGAGGACATTGGAGTTATCGGCGTTTTTCCTGCAATTTATTGAATGGTGGCAGAATGAAGCGAACATGGGGgacctttccaagcttccgatACCGAACGCTCCACCATCGGACTTGAATAGTGCAAAATACAAAGGTATTTGTCCTATCTGTTTGCAGCGCTGGGTGATTCCCACGGCCATTTCGATATCAGG ATATGTCTACTGCTACAGTTGTATCGTAGCACATTTGCAGAAAGAGAACAAATGTTTAGTTACAAAGTATCCAGCGACTGTTAACGACCTTGTTAGGATATTTGACGACATCTAA
- the LOC134219757 gene encoding alcohol dehydrogenase class-3 — protein sequence MSNTAGQVIKCKAVVAWEAKKPLSIETIEVAPPKTGEVRVKISASGVCHTDAYTLGGFDSEGVFPVILGHEGAGVVESVGEGVTKFKPGDHVIPLYIPQCFECKFCKSPKTNLCPKIRATQGKGLMPDGTSRFTCKGQQVFHFMGTSTFSEYTVVAEISLCKIDETAPLDKVGLLGCGIATGYGAALNTAKVEKGSSCAIWGLGAVGLAVAMGCKAAGASRIIGVDINADKIKLGAQFGCTEFVNPKDYDKPIQEVLVEKTDGGLDYTFECVGNVNTMRAALESCTRGWGVSVIVGVAEAGREIATRPFQLVTGRTWKGTAFGGWKSVESVPKLVTSYLNKELMVDEFITHTMPVEDINEAFTLMHEGKSIRSIVNF from the exons ATGAGCAATACTGCAGGACAG GTTATCAAATGCAAAGCCGTCGTTGCGTGGGAGGCCAAGAAACCACTCTCGATTGAAACCATCGAAGTTGCACCGCCGAAGACCGGAGAGGTACGAGTGAAGATCTCGGCTTCCGGTGTGTGTCACACGGATGCTTATACATTGGGTGGATTTGATTCAGAGGGAGTTTTCCCAGTCATTTTGGGCCACGAAGGGGCCGGCGTAGTGGAGAGCGTAGGTGAAGGCGTTACGAAGTTCAAGCCGGGAGACCATGTGATTCCTCTGTACATTCCGCAATGTTTCGAGTGCAAGTTTTGCAAGAGCCCGAAAACCAACCTCTGTCCCAAGATTCGTGCGACGCAAGGAAAGGGTCTGATGCCCGATGGAACTTCTCGTTTTACATGCAAGGGTCAGCAGGTGTTCCATTTCATGGGGACCTCAACCTTTTCGGAGTACACAGTCGTAGCAGAGATATCTCTGTGTAAGATTGATGAAACAGCACCATTGGATAAAGTTGGTCTCCTCGGATGTGGCATAGCGACGGGATACGGAGCTGCTCTCAATACTGCTAAAGTCGAGAAAGGAAGCAGTTGTGCCATCTGGGGACTGGGAGCAGTTGGATTGGCTGTCGCTATGGGATGCAAGGCTGCTGGAGCAAGCAGAATCATCGGAGTCGACATTAATGCCGATAAGATAAAATTGGGCGCACAGTTTGGCTGCACGGAGTTTGTCAATCCCAAAGATTACGACAAACCTATCCAAGAAGTGTTGGTTGAGAAGACAGACGGAGGTTTGGATTACACCTTTGAGTGTGTTGGCAATGTGAATACCATGCGCGCCGCTCTTGAATCGTGCACCAGAGGATGGGGAGTTTCGGTTATTGTTGGAGTCGCCGAAGCTGGGCGTGAAATTGCGACACGGCCCTTCCAATTAGTCACGGGTAGAACTTGGAAGGGAACGGCTTTTGGTGGTTGGAAAAGCGTTGAAAGTGTACCGAAGCTGGTTACCAGTTATTTGAATAAGGAGCTGATGGTGGATGAGTTCATAACTCACACGATGCCGGTCGAAGACATCAATGAAGCATTCACGCTCATGCACGAGGGTAAAAGTATTCGATCGATcgttaatttctaa